One Oncorhynchus clarkii lewisi isolate Uvic-CL-2024 chromosome 28, UVic_Ocla_1.0, whole genome shotgun sequence genomic region harbors:
- the LOC139387308 gene encoding p21-activated protein kinase-interacting protein 1-like, whose product MGPVIELIAGSYEQIAFGYRVSTGEEEWTATADFTHHAHTASVSAVATSERYIATGSRDETIQIYDMKKRVEHGALLHHDGTISCLEFYGSSHLLSGGQDGLLCVWSTRNWECLKSIRAHKGQVTSLSVHPSGKLALTVGTDKTLRTWNLIDGRSAFIKNIKQNAVIVKWSPEGDKYVVVIGDKVDVYDLETATLTSTIINPKRISSIKFLTNSILAIAGDDETVRLCDINTQKVLCEFEAHETRVKSVDSFTVDDFCVLVTASNDGFIKMWKLNLESLEPPVLLGKVNTTARLTCLAVWKPTTLQEPPPEVKTEPTTSHDVKDVLELEKKRKRVRISTVEVVHEEDASPKKKKDGGKKKLKT is encoded by the exons ATGGGGCCCGTAATAGAGCTCATTGCTGGAAGTTACGAGCAGATCGCCTTTGGTTACCGGGTGTCTACAGGTGAAGAG GAGTGGACAGCCACAGCAGACTTCACCCACCATGCCCACACTGCCTCAGTGTCCGCGGTGGCCACCAGCGAGAGGTATATCGCTACAGGAAGCAGAGACGAGACCATCCAGATCTACGACATGAAGAAGAGGGTTGAACATGGAGCTCTGCTGCATCACGACG GTACCATTTCATGTCTGGAGTTCTATGGCTCCTCCCACCTGCTGAGTGGAGGACAGGACGGGCTGCTGTGTGTTTGGAGCACCAGGAACTGGGAGTGTCTTAAGTCCATCAGAGCACACAA AGGTCAAGTTACGTCACTGTCCGTCCATCCCTCAGGGAAACTGGCCCTGACTGTCGGCACAGACAAGACACTCCG AACGTGGAATCTAATCGACGGAAGATCGGCTTTCATCAAAAACATTAAACAGA ATGCGGTGATAGTGAAGTGGTCTCCCGAGGGGGATAAGTATGTGGTAGTGATCGGCGACAAGGTGGACGTTTATGACCTGGAAACAGCGACTCTGACATCAACCATCATCAACCCCAAGAGGATCTCATCCATCAAGTTCCTCACT AATTCCATCCTGGCCATAGCTGGGGACGACGAGACAGTCAGGCTGTGTGACATCAACACTCAGAAGGTGCTCTGTGAGTTCGAGGCTCATGAAACCAG GGTGAAATCGGTGGACAGTTTCACCGTGGACGACTTCTGTGTTCTGGTGACGGCGTCAAACGATGGCTTCATCAAAATGTGGAAACTTAACCTTGAG TCCTTGGAGCCTCCGGTCCTCCTGGGGAAGGTGAATACTACAGCTAGGTTGACCTGTCTGGCCGTGTGGAAGCCCACCACTCTACAGGAGCCTCCCCCGGAGGTCAAAACAGAACCTACTACGTCTCACG ACGTCAAGGATGTACTGGAGCttgagaagaagaggaagagggtcAGGATCTCGACTGTAGAAGTGGTCCATGAGGAAGATGCTTCACCCAAGAAGAAAAAAGATGGTGGGAAAAAAAAGCTGAAaacttaa